A genome region from candidate division KSB1 bacterium includes the following:
- a CDS encoding addiction module protein has protein sequence MRPDEIKQKIEELNLSEKLLLIEDVWDAIAKSNQELPMHEWQKRELDKRYREYKAGKQNLHDWQSVHEDIRNQYK, from the coding sequence ATGCGACCTGATGAAATAAAACAAAAAATTGAAGAATTGAATCTTTCTGAAAAATTATTACTAATTGAAGATGTTTGGGATGCAATTGCTAAGAGCAATCAGGAACTTCCCATGCATGAATGGCAGAAAAGAGAACTCGATAAAAGATATCGGGAATATAAGGCCGGAAAGCAGAATCTTCATGATTGGCAATCAGTTCACGAAGATATCAGGAATCAATATAAATGA
- a CDS encoding type II toxin-antitoxin system RelE/ParE family toxin: MLRYTDRSREDLELAFGWYERQRRGLGFDFLDCVETAIQKIITYPEIYQVRYRDFRGCPIRRFPFSIFYTIEQNEIVVHSVFDNRQDPKRRP; encoded by the coding sequence ATGCTCCGCTATACGGATAGATCAAGAGAAGATTTGGAATTGGCCTTTGGCTGGTATGAAAGACAACGGAGGGGCCTTGGTTTCGATTTTCTTGATTGTGTTGAGACAGCTATACAAAAAATTATCACCTATCCAGAAATATACCAGGTTCGATATAGGGATTTTCGCGGCTGCCCTATAAGGAGATTTCCATTCTCTATATTTTACACAATTGAACAGAATGAAATAGTGGTGCATTCAGTATTTGATAATCGACAAGACCCAAAAAGAAGGCCTTAA
- a CDS encoding type II toxin-antitoxin system Phd/YefM family antitoxin: MKSINIANDIVPVAEFKVQVSKYLRNIKSTGRPMVITQNGKPAGVLLSPDDYDELIYQKSLIESINRGLSDVKNGDVYTTEELRKELERRRT, from the coding sequence ATGAAATCAATCAATATTGCAAATGACATAGTGCCTGTCGCTGAATTTAAGGTTCAGGTTTCAAAATATCTCAGAAATATTAAATCAACAGGGCGCCCTATGGTCATCACTCAAAACGGCAAGCCTGCCGGAGTTCTTTTATCACCGGATGATTATGATGAACTCATCTATCAGAAATCGTTGATCGAGTCGATTAATCGGGGGCTTTCTGATGTTAAAAATGGAGATGTCTACACAACAGAAGAATTGAGAAAAGAACTGGAACGTAGAAGAACATAG
- a CDS encoding type II toxin-antitoxin system RelE/ParE family toxin, producing MQIRWTREALERLTEIEDYISKDSAERAIGFVNYLIDQTEALKDHPRLGRVVPETGNENIRELIARKYRIIYRVSKDGIDILTVFEGHRLLRLEELGNN from the coding sequence ATGCAAATACGATGGACTCGCGAGGCATTAGAAAGGTTAACCGAGATTGAAGATTATATATCAAAAGATAGTGCGGAACGAGCCATTGGTTTTGTGAATTATCTGATCGACCAAACCGAAGCATTAAAAGATCATCCAAGACTTGGAAGAGTGGTGCCGGAAACTGGCAATGAAAATATCCGCGAGCTCATTGCGAGAAAATACCGCATTATTTATCGAGTATCCAAAGATGGGATTGATATACTCACGGTATTTGAAGGCCATCGCCTTTTGCGTCTTGAGGAATTGGGGAACAATTAA
- a CDS encoding macro domain-containing protein — protein sequence MTTRKLHGVKIECVQGNIAQQPDMDAIVNAANAELQIGGGVAGAIHRAAGPGLEAECRPLAPIQPGEAVKTGAHNLPNRYVIHCLGPVYGIDKPSDRLLASCYRNALQLTEDNGIRSIAFPAISTGAFGYPLEPAARIALNAILETLPDLAIVNHIRLVFFSNADKHVCEQVLTEFTER from the coding sequence ATGACAACGCGAAAATTACATGGAGTGAAAATAGAATGTGTTCAGGGCAATATTGCGCAGCAACCGGACATGGACGCCATTGTCAATGCGGCCAACGCCGAGCTGCAGATCGGCGGTGGGGTCGCAGGAGCTATTCATAGAGCTGCGGGACCGGGTCTAGAAGCGGAGTGCCGTCCGCTTGCCCCCATCCAACCGGGTGAGGCTGTTAAAACCGGCGCACACAATCTGCCAAACCGCTACGTTATCCACTGCCTTGGACCAGTCTACGGCATAGATAAGCCTTCTGATCGATTGTTGGCCTCGTGTTATCGTAATGCACTGCAACTCACCGAGGACAATGGCATCAGGTCCATAGCGTTTCCTGCTATCTCTACAGGCGCTTTTGGCTATCCACTGGAACCAGCTGCGCGGATTGCTCTAAACGCAATATTGGAAACACTGCCTGATCTTGCGATTGTTAATCATATTCGCCTTGTGTTTTTTAGCAACGCTGATAAACATGTATGCGAGCAAGTACTGACCGAATTCACGGAAAGGTGA
- a CDS encoding class I SAM-dependent methyltransferase: MIDSVIREMWGAMHEVLDVSCGIGTQALGLSTFGYDVTASDLSPEEVDRAKQEASKRGLSVAFSVADMRRAFDHHQRQFDVVISCDNSVPHLLSDEDILVAMKQFYKCTRPGGGCIITVRDYEKEDLTRQQVKPYGIREDNGIRWLLWQVWDPHSPMYDVTMYFVEDRGEPICKTYALRAAYYAIGIPTIMALMQQAGFDDVRRLDDRFFQPMIIGTRKAQQFA; encoded by the coding sequence ATGATCGATTCCGTTATTCGTGAAATGTGGGGAGCCATGCATGAGGTTCTTGACGTTTCTTGCGGCATCGGTACGCAAGCACTGGGTCTATCTACCTTCGGGTATGATGTCACTGCATCTGACTTGTCACCTGAGGAGGTCGATCGGGCTAAGCAGGAGGCAAGCAAACGAGGACTTTCAGTTGCTTTTTCGGTTGCGGATATGCGGCGGGCCTTCGACCATCACCAGCGACAGTTCGATGTCGTGATTTCTTGCGACAATTCGGTTCCACACCTTCTTTCGGATGAAGATATACTTGTTGCTATGAAACAGTTCTATAAGTGCACGCGACCCGGTGGTGGCTGCATAATCACTGTTCGTGACTACGAGAAGGAAGACCTGACGAGGCAACAGGTTAAGCCATATGGCATCCGGGAAGACAATGGTATTCGTTGGTTGCTTTGGCAGGTCTGGGACCCACATTCGCCGATGTATGATGTTACAATGTACTTTGTTGAGGATCGTGGTGAACCTATTTGCAAGACCTATGCACTTAGGGCTGCGTATTATGCCATAGGCATCCCTACGATAATGGCACTGATGCAGCAGGCAGGATTCGATGACGTACGTAGACTGGATGATAGATTTTTTCAACCCATGATCATTGGAACAAGGAAAGCACAACAATTTGCTTGA
- a CDS encoding VOC family protein, producing MKFCWATINVKEMNESISFYQDILGLKLIRRGQATEDIELAFLGSGETQIELICNKSETKIEFGNHIFLGFEVDSLQETMKFLVMKEISIQSGPFRPNNLITFLYISDPNGLKIQLVENLKTET from the coding sequence ATGAAATTTTGTTGGGCAACAATCAATGTGAAGGAAATGAATGAATCAATATCTTTTTATCAAGATATTCTCGGGCTTAAACTAATAAGACGAGGTCAAGCAACTGAAGATATTGAATTAGCTTTTCTAGGAAGTGGAGAAACTCAAATTGAATTGATTTGTAATAAATCTGAAACTAAAATTGAATTTGGAAATCATATTTTTCTTGGTTTTGAAGTTGATTCATTACAAGAAACAATGAAATTTCTTGTAATGAAGGAAATCAGTATACAATCAGGTCCATTCAGACCAAATAACCTGATAACATTTCTGTATATTTCAGATCCCAATGGACTAAAGATTCAGTTAGTAGAAAATCTCAAAACAGAAACCTAA